One stretch of Streptomyces sp. R21 DNA includes these proteins:
- the trmB gene encoding tRNA (guanosine(46)-N7)-methyltransferase TrmB, whose protein sequence is MSDSHITRAKGEPRFPDGPAPDPAGSHFERRIRSFQPRRSRVTAGQAEALQRLWPKWGLDIDGQRQLNLAELFGTDHPVVLEIGFGMGEATAQMAAEAPDTGILAVDVHTPGQGNLLNLAEREGLSNVRVANGDAIILLREMLTPDSLDGLRVYFPDPWPKKRHHKRRLIQPEFLDLAATRLKPGAVVHCATDWEPYAEQMLEVLTEHPEFENTQPDGGYAPRPDFRPLTRFEGQGLDKGHVVHDLLFRRLPHGDRHSDQA, encoded by the coding sequence GTGTCTGACTCCCACATCACCCGCGCCAAGGGCGAGCCCCGCTTCCCCGACGGCCCCGCGCCCGACCCCGCCGGTTCCCACTTCGAGCGCCGGATCCGTAGTTTCCAGCCCCGCCGAAGCCGGGTGACCGCCGGCCAGGCAGAGGCGTTGCAGCGACTGTGGCCCAAGTGGGGCCTGGACATCGACGGGCAGCGGCAGCTGAACCTCGCGGAGCTGTTCGGCACCGACCACCCCGTAGTCCTGGAAATCGGCTTCGGCATGGGCGAAGCCACCGCGCAGATGGCAGCCGAGGCCCCGGACACCGGCATCCTCGCCGTCGACGTCCACACCCCCGGCCAGGGCAACCTGCTGAACCTCGCGGAGCGAGAAGGCCTGTCGAACGTCCGCGTGGCCAACGGCGACGCGATCATCCTGCTCCGGGAGATGCTCACCCCGGACTCCCTCGACGGCCTGCGCGTCTACTTCCCCGACCCCTGGCCCAAGAAGCGGCACCACAAGCGCCGTCTCATCCAGCCGGAGTTCCTGGACCTCGCGGCAACCCGCCTGAAGCCGGGCGCCGTAGTGCACTGCGCGACGGACTGGGAGCCGTACGCCGAGCAGATGCTCGAGGTGCTGACCGAGCACCCGGAGTTCGAGAACACCCAGCCGGACGGCGGTTACGCGCCACGTCCGGACTTCCGGCCGCTGACCCGTTTCGAGGGCCAGGGGCTGGACAAGGGACATGTGGTGCACGACCTGCTGTTCCGCCGACTCCCGCACGGGGACAGACACTCGGACCAGGCCTAG
- the lhgO gene encoding L-2-hydroxyglutarate oxidase codes for MEQVLEKVAYDCDVLVIGGGIVGLSTAYAITRAAPGTRVMVLEKEQGPARHQTGRNSGVIHSGVYYRPGSLKARFAVRGAAEMVKFCAEYDIPHAVTGKLIVATERAELPRLHGLVQRGRENGIPVRELGAAQIAEYEPEVRGLAAIHVGTTGICDFVAVARQLAESSGAEIRYGAEVVRIDRRPSLGVAVRTADGAVVRARVLVNCAGLHCDAIARLAGDDPGMRIVPFRGEYYSLTRPELVRGLVYPVPDPAFPFLGVHLTRGIDGGVHVGPNAVPALAREGYGWGTVRPRELGGTLAWPGSWRIARRHWRYGAGELRRSLSKPAFTDAVRRLLPAITSDDLVPAPAGVRAQAVLRDGTLVDDFLIREGPRTVHVLNAPSPAATASLPIGREVATRALTALST; via the coding sequence GTGGAACAGGTGCTGGAGAAAGTCGCGTACGACTGCGATGTCCTGGTGATCGGCGGCGGGATCGTCGGCCTGTCGACGGCGTATGCGATCACGCGTGCCGCGCCGGGCACGCGCGTGATGGTGCTGGAGAAGGAGCAGGGCCCGGCCCGCCACCAGACGGGGCGCAACAGCGGTGTCATCCACAGTGGTGTCTATTACCGCCCGGGCTCCCTGAAGGCGCGGTTCGCGGTGCGGGGCGCCGCCGAGATGGTCAAGTTCTGTGCGGAGTACGACATCCCGCACGCCGTCACGGGCAAGCTGATCGTCGCCACGGAGCGCGCCGAGCTGCCCCGGCTGCACGGACTCGTCCAGCGCGGCCGGGAGAACGGGATTCCGGTCCGGGAGCTGGGGGCCGCCCAGATCGCGGAGTACGAGCCGGAGGTCCGCGGCCTCGCCGCCATCCACGTCGGCACGACCGGCATCTGCGACTTCGTCGCCGTGGCCCGGCAGCTCGCCGAGTCCTCCGGGGCGGAGATCCGCTACGGCGCGGAGGTCGTCCGGATCGACCGGCGCCCTTCGCTCGGCGTCGCCGTCCGTACGGCCGACGGGGCAGTCGTCCGCGCGCGCGTGCTGGTCAACTGCGCGGGCCTGCACTGTGACGCGATCGCCCGGCTCGCGGGCGACGACCCGGGCATGCGGATCGTCCCCTTCCGCGGTGAGTACTACTCACTCACCCGCCCAGAGCTGGTCCGCGGTCTCGTCTACCCGGTGCCCGACCCGGCCTTCCCCTTCCTCGGGGTGCATCTCACCCGGGGCATCGACGGGGGTGTGCACGTCGGTCCCAACGCGGTGCCCGCGCTCGCCCGGGAGGGATACGGGTGGGGGACCGTACGACCCCGGGAGCTGGGCGGGACGCTCGCGTGGCCCGGCTCCTGGCGGATAGCCCGCCGTCACTGGCGCTACGGCGCCGGGGAGCTGCGGCGGTCACTGTCGAAGCCGGCGTTCACCGACGCGGTGCGGAGGCTGCTGCCGGCGATCACCTCGGACGACCTTGTCCCCGCCCCCGCCGGGGTGCGGGCGCAGGCCGTCCTGCGCGACGGCACGCTGGTCGACGACTTCCTCATCCGAGAGGGCCCCCGCACGGTCCACGTCCTCAACGCGCCGTCCCCCGCCGCCACAGCCTCCCTCCCCATCGGCCGAGAGGTAGCCACCCGAGCCCTCACCGCCCTCTCCACCTGA
- a CDS encoding MFS transporter: protein MSREQRGPNEKLGAVLALAGISNAGLARRVNDLGAQRGLTLRYDKTSVARWVSKGMVPQGAAPHLIAAAIGQKLGRPVPLHEIGLADADPAPEVGLAFPRDVGQAVRSATELYRLDLAGRRAGSGGIWQSLAGSFAVSAYATPASRWLITPADSSVARDANPGEGSGAPLKVGHSDVQKLREAAEDARRWDSKYGGGDWRSSMVPECLRVEAAPLLLGSYSDEVGRALFGASAELTRLAGWMAFDTGQQEAAQRYYIQALRLARAAADVPLGGYVLASMSLQATYRGFGDEGVDLAQAALERNRGLATARTMSFFRLVEARAHARAGDAQAAGAALKAAEGWLERSRDGDHDPSWLGFYSYDRFAADAAECYRDLKAPRQVRRFTEQALSKPTEEFVRSHGLRLVVSAVAELESGNLDAACEQGVRAVEVAGRISSARTTEYVKDLLHRLEPYGDEPRVVELRERARPLLMAPA, encoded by the coding sequence ATGTCCAGGGAGCAACGCGGGCCGAACGAAAAACTCGGCGCCGTTCTCGCCCTCGCGGGAATCAGCAACGCAGGACTCGCGCGACGCGTCAACGACCTTGGCGCTCAACGCGGGTTGACTCTTCGCTACGACAAGACGTCGGTGGCGCGCTGGGTGTCGAAGGGAATGGTGCCGCAGGGCGCCGCGCCGCACCTCATCGCGGCCGCCATCGGCCAGAAGCTCGGCCGCCCGGTGCCGCTCCACGAGATCGGCCTGGCGGACGCGGATCCCGCACCCGAGGTGGGCCTCGCCTTCCCCCGTGACGTCGGCCAGGCGGTGCGGTCGGCCACGGAGCTCTACCGTCTCGACCTCGCCGGACGCCGGGCCGGCTCCGGCGGCATCTGGCAGTCGCTGGCCGGATCGTTCGCAGTGAGCGCATACGCAACGCCTGCCTCACGCTGGCTGATAACCCCGGCCGACAGTTCGGTGGCGCGCGACGCGAACCCCGGGGAGGGCTCCGGAGCACCGCTGAAAGTCGGCCACAGCGATGTGCAGAAGCTCCGCGAGGCCGCCGAGGACGCCCGGCGCTGGGACTCCAAGTACGGGGGCGGTGACTGGCGTTCCTCCATGGTGCCCGAGTGCCTGAGGGTGGAGGCGGCGCCGCTGCTGCTCGGCTCGTACTCCGACGAGGTGGGCAGGGCCCTCTTCGGAGCCAGCGCCGAACTCACCCGCCTCGCCGGGTGGATGGCCTTCGACACCGGCCAACAGGAGGCGGCCCAGCGCTACTACATCCAGGCGCTGCGCCTCGCCCGAGCGGCCGCCGACGTGCCTCTCGGGGGCTACGTACTGGCCTCGATGTCCCTCCAGGCGACCTACCGCGGCTTCGGCGACGAGGGCGTCGACCTCGCCCAGGCCGCCCTGGAGCGCAACCGCGGGCTCGCGACGGCCCGCACCATGAGCTTCTTCCGGCTCGTCGAGGCACGCGCGCACGCACGCGCGGGTGACGCCCAGGCGGCCGGCGCCGCGCTGAAGGCGGCCGAGGGCTGGCTGGAGCGCTCCCGCGACGGCGACCACGATCCGTCCTGGCTCGGCTTCTATTCCTACGACCGCTTCGCCGCCGACGCGGCGGAGTGCTACCGCGACCTGAAGGCACCACGCCAGGTCCGCCGCTTCACGGAGCAGGCACTGTCGAAGCCGACGGAGGAGTTCGTACGCTCGCACGGACTGCGTCTGGTCGTCTCGGCGGTCGCCGAGCTCGAATCGGGCAATCTGGACGCGGCATGCGAGCAGGGCGTGCGGGCGGTGGAGGTCGCCGGGCGCATTTCCTCGGCGCGCACCACCGAGTACGTGAAGGATCTCCTGCACCGCCTGGAGCCGTACGGCGACGAGCCGCGCGTGGTGGAGCTGCGGGAGCGCGCCAGGCCACTGCTGATGGCTCCTGCCTGA
- a CDS encoding asparagine synthase-related protein, with amino-acid sequence MRWLVGWSSTAARAPGFGSAGATGSDGETVHPVGSQLLWGDPDPLWAVGDWRPDEVRIVKADAQTRIAVLGTCGATDEELRVGLFAARGGALRHLTNWSGSYTAVVQVGRRLTVCGDLAGARPVFYTPWAGGTAYATAALPLADLIEANLDFGHLAALLAAPDVPAAVHDSTPYDGVRRIPPGHALILRAGAREIAGYEPVASLAVAAPSADPASAVDAVRDALVEAVRARLAAPRHVPGTDVDPGPVPGMGPAERRAARGMPVPGIGADLSGGPASGTLALLAAGLPGAPGTVLGHGTGAGERLLAVTFNDLAVGGRDAELERAGTLAANPRLHHVVVAGGEEVLPYADLEGPLTDEPGPSLVTAARHRARLASGSADHFTGYGARQVLDAHPARLADLLMDRKRRHLVRPVAALAKADGSVMVPARVYGAARKLARTSYRTGVDGLAERLLHRRFEEPGGAVGASLAALTWARPGPAARWLTGEALAEVSVRLQGASTGGRPGVGPGQRPGDFRARAALARVAADLRVLEQAAEIRFQRLHAPFLDNQVVRACRALPEALRVRPGARSEILRTVLEGAGVADLPPGWGAPSHASSAAAARTGLRVAADELVALFDTPLLAQAGLVEARVVRKALRAAADGEPLPLDGLADLVSLELWLRRLLARRGTCWTGTPARQRAVPAGIRPQGRALAGGNA; translated from the coding sequence ATGCGGTGGTTGGTGGGGTGGAGCAGTACCGCCGCCAGGGCGCCCGGCTTCGGGTCGGCCGGGGCCACCGGCAGCGACGGCGAGACCGTGCACCCGGTGGGATCCCAACTCCTGTGGGGCGACCCCGATCCGCTCTGGGCGGTCGGCGACTGGCGCCCCGACGAGGTGCGCATCGTGAAGGCCGACGCGCAGACCCGGATCGCCGTCCTCGGCACCTGCGGCGCGACCGACGAGGAACTGCGAGTCGGGCTGTTCGCCGCACGTGGAGGGGCACTTCGGCATCTGACCAACTGGTCCGGCAGCTACACGGCGGTCGTCCAGGTCGGCCGTCGGCTGACCGTCTGCGGTGATCTCGCGGGCGCCCGGCCCGTGTTCTACACCCCCTGGGCGGGCGGCACCGCCTACGCGACCGCCGCGCTGCCCCTCGCCGACCTCATCGAGGCCAACCTCGACTTCGGGCACCTCGCCGCGCTGCTCGCCGCCCCCGACGTACCGGCCGCGGTGCACGACTCGACCCCGTACGACGGCGTGCGGCGCATCCCGCCGGGGCACGCGCTGATCCTGCGCGCCGGGGCGCGCGAGATCGCCGGATACGAGCCGGTCGCCTCCCTCGCGGTCGCGGCGCCCTCGGCCGACCCCGCGAGCGCCGTGGACGCCGTGCGCGACGCCCTCGTGGAGGCGGTACGCGCGCGTCTCGCCGCGCCGCGCCATGTGCCGGGCACCGATGTGGACCCCGGGCCCGTGCCCGGAATGGGGCCCGCCGAGCGGCGCGCCGCGCGCGGGATGCCCGTCCCTGGCATCGGAGCCGACCTCTCCGGAGGGCCCGCCTCGGGGACGCTGGCCCTCCTTGCCGCGGGGCTGCCCGGAGCTCCCGGGACGGTGCTCGGGCACGGGACCGGCGCGGGTGAGCGCCTCCTCGCCGTCACCTTCAACGACCTCGCCGTCGGCGGGCGCGACGCCGAACTGGAGCGGGCGGGGACGCTCGCCGCGAACCCCCGGCTGCATCACGTGGTGGTCGCGGGCGGGGAGGAAGTCCTTCCGTACGCCGACCTGGAGGGGCCGCTCACCGACGAACCCGGGCCCTCGCTGGTGACCGCCGCCCGGCATCGCGCGCGGCTCGCCTCCGGCAGCGCGGACCACTTCACGGGATACGGGGCCCGGCAGGTGCTCGACGCGCATCCCGCGCGGCTCGCGGATCTGCTGATGGACCGCAAACGCCGTCATCTGGTGCGGCCCGTCGCCGCGTTGGCGAAGGCGGACGGCTCGGTGATGGTCCCCGCGCGCGTGTACGGCGCCGCGCGCAAGCTCGCCCGTACGTCGTACCGCACCGGCGTCGACGGGCTCGCCGAGCGGCTGCTGCACCGGCGCTTCGAGGAGCCCGGAGGCGCCGTGGGGGCGTCGCTCGCCGCGCTCACCTGGGCCAGACCGGGGCCTGCCGCTCGGTGGCTGACGGGTGAGGCGCTTGCTGAAGTATCGGTTCGCCTACAGGGGGCGTCGACGGGCGGACGGCCGGGGGTCGGGCCCGGGCAGCGGCCCGGCGACTTCCGGGCGCGGGCGGCGCTCGCGCGGGTCGCGGCGGATCTGCGCGTCCTGGAGCAGGCCGCCGAGATCCGCTTCCAGCGGCTGCACGCGCCGTTCCTGGACAACCAGGTCGTACGGGCCTGCCGTGCGCTGCCCGAGGCGTTGCGGGTGCGGCCGGGTGCGCGGTCGGAGATCCTGCGTACGGTCCTGGAGGGCGCCGGGGTCGCGGACCTGCCGCCCGGGTGGGGCGCGCCGTCGCACGCGTCGTCCGCCGCGGCTGCCCGCACGGGGTTGCGGGTCGCTGCCGATGAGCTCGTCGCGCTGTTCGACACGCCGTTGCTCGCGCAGGCGGGGCTGGTGGAGGCGCGCGTCGTCCGCAAAGCGCTCCGCGCGGCGGCGGATGGCGAGCCGCTCCCTCTGGACGGCCTCGCCGACCTGGTCTCCCTGGAGCTTTGGCTACGGCGCCTGCTGGCCCGGCGAGGCACTTGCTGGACGGGGACGCCTGCGCGGCAGCGGGCTGTGCCTGCGGGGATTCGGCCGCAGGGGCGGGCGTTGGCTGGCGGGAACGCCTGA
- a CDS encoding BTAD domain-containing putative transcriptional regulator, giving the protein MRYRILGVAQAEDAQGTLVPVGGPRVRALLTALAQRTGRTATPETLIDEVWADDPPTDAPAALQALVGRLRRAIGKDTVASEAGGYRLAATRDDVDLFVFERLVDEGKDALDRGDAHIAAHTLRDALALWHGPALADLPDRTAATRPDALRLEATRARAEADLRLGRAPDVVPELQELTEAHPYDEALQVLLIRALRDSGRGAHALAAYEGVRRALLDGLGADPGPELRALHTELLKGEEGEGEGSLADRNGGRPRSLSQDGKPLVRVERTGNLRPRLNSFVGREPELDAIRSDVHRARLVTLTGPGGSGKTRLAEEAAAGLPQAWLVELAPLDRPEAVPGAVVSALGLRETALITNEMSGAAWQDDPVALLVEHCASRSQLLILDNCEHVIAAAAELAETLLTRCPGLTILATSREPLSVPGELVRPVEPLPPDPAHRLFMERAAAVRPEPDGDRESAAVDEICRRLDGLPLAIELAAARLRLLTPRQIADRLDDRFRLLTSGSRTVLPRQQTLRAVVDWSWDLLDERERTVLREVSVFAGGWDLEAAEAVCTGPAADLIGALVDKSLIVAYDGDGTGSMRYRMLETIHEYAAERAAELPELRAAAELRHREWVRALVEEADPLLRSAEQLPWIQRLETELENIRAALYRSSVAGDEEEVGALVLAMSWFWWLRNLRREGMEWTDRVLRLGAALDAADPGGPSASGPATARCAASDADSDALLGKLDAFDPVASFLDSPDHEEHHPLRAQRMRLRMFHLFMLVDSRPLEAMRVGRMPEYVHRVRSHFEKGGPDAANMPGIVWPMAAFFVDGAAEMRPGLDAAVANCRAYGGDWEIAVALMFRTHMAVDSPGGMDGVDDDLAELRVLSRRVGDRWVRAQVCSAAGEAAMARSGFEEAKGEYEEALRLAYEVGAYAEAPFLLARLAEIAYRSGERADALAALDEASDASDRYGVPDSLAFVAMLRAQLALDDQEVPQARRLWVEACEASLRGSPPPQFTAALSWVDALVTAAEHGPGAGLRKFADALREALAGRCAEAVLAGFADGAAVQLGELGDHAGAARLFAAGDRWRGGHPRPPREQTDAERSLSAAALALGPVRYASEQAAGEALTPDDVLRDLAEVLDELPVA; this is encoded by the coding sequence GTGCGGTACAGAATTCTGGGCGTTGCCCAGGCCGAGGACGCCCAGGGGACCCTCGTACCCGTGGGCGGCCCCCGCGTACGCGCCCTCCTCACAGCCCTGGCCCAGCGAACCGGCCGTACCGCCACCCCCGAGACCCTCATCGACGAGGTATGGGCGGACGATCCGCCGACCGACGCACCGGCGGCGCTCCAAGCCCTGGTGGGCCGTCTGCGCCGAGCCATCGGCAAGGACACGGTCGCCTCCGAGGCAGGCGGCTACCGGCTTGCGGCCACCCGCGACGACGTGGACCTCTTCGTCTTCGAACGCCTCGTCGACGAGGGCAAGGACGCCCTCGACCGCGGCGACGCGCACATCGCCGCCCACACCCTGCGCGACGCACTCGCCCTGTGGCACGGCCCCGCCCTCGCCGACCTTCCCGACCGCACCGCCGCCACCCGCCCCGACGCACTGCGCCTGGAGGCCACGCGAGCCCGCGCCGAGGCGGACCTGCGGCTCGGCCGCGCCCCCGATGTCGTACCGGAGTTGCAGGAGCTGACGGAGGCCCACCCGTACGACGAGGCGCTCCAGGTCCTCCTGATACGCGCGCTGCGCGACTCCGGCCGCGGAGCGCACGCCCTCGCCGCGTACGAGGGCGTCCGCAGGGCCCTGCTGGACGGCCTCGGCGCGGACCCCGGTCCGGAACTCCGAGCCCTCCACACGGAGTTGTTGAAGGGGGAGGAGGGGGAGGGAGAGGGGAGCCTGGCCGACCGCAACGGGGGGCGTCCGCGGTCGCTTTCTCAAGACGGGAAGCCTCTCGTACGGGTCGAGCGGACCGGGAACCTTCGTCCCCGTTTGAACTCTTTCGTCGGGCGGGAACCCGAACTCGACGCCATCCGTTCGGATGTGCACAGGGCCCGTCTGGTCACTCTCACCGGACCAGGCGGTTCGGGAAAGACCCGCCTTGCCGAGGAAGCCGCCGCCGGGCTTCCGCAGGCGTGGCTGGTCGAGCTCGCCCCGCTCGACCGGCCGGAGGCGGTCCCGGGCGCGGTCGTCAGTGCCCTCGGTCTGCGCGAAACCGCGCTGATCACCAACGAGATGTCCGGGGCGGCGTGGCAGGACGATCCCGTCGCGCTGCTGGTCGAGCACTGCGCCTCGCGCAGCCAGCTCCTGATCCTTGACAACTGCGAACATGTCATCGCCGCCGCGGCCGAGCTCGCCGAGACCCTCCTGACGCGCTGCCCGGGGCTCACGATCCTCGCCACCAGCCGCGAACCCCTCAGCGTCCCCGGCGAGTTGGTGCGCCCGGTCGAACCCCTGCCGCCCGACCCGGCGCACCGGCTGTTCATGGAGCGTGCCGCCGCCGTGCGCCCGGAGCCGGACGGCGACCGCGAGTCCGCTGCCGTGGACGAGATCTGCCGCCGGCTCGACGGACTGCCCCTCGCCATCGAGCTGGCCGCCGCCCGGCTGCGGCTGCTGACCCCACGGCAGATCGCCGACCGGCTCGACGACCGCTTCCGGCTGCTCACCTCCGGAAGCCGCACCGTGCTGCCCCGCCAGCAGACCCTGCGCGCCGTCGTCGACTGGTCCTGGGACCTCCTCGACGAGCGGGAGCGGACCGTGCTGCGCGAGGTGTCCGTGTTCGCGGGCGGCTGGGACCTCGAGGCCGCCGAGGCCGTCTGCACCGGGCCCGCCGCCGACCTCATCGGGGCACTCGTCGACAAGTCCCTCATCGTCGCCTACGACGGAGACGGCACGGGCAGCATGAGGTACCGGATGCTGGAGACGATCCACGAGTACGCCGCCGAGCGCGCCGCCGAGCTCCCCGAGCTGCGCGCCGCCGCCGAGCTCCGCCACCGGGAATGGGTGCGCGCCCTCGTCGAGGAGGCCGATCCGCTGCTGCGCTCCGCCGAGCAACTCCCCTGGATCCAGCGCCTGGAGACCGAGCTGGAGAACATCCGCGCCGCCCTCTACCGCAGCTCGGTCGCCGGGGACGAGGAGGAGGTCGGTGCCCTCGTCCTCGCCATGAGCTGGTTCTGGTGGCTGCGCAACCTCCGCCGCGAGGGCATGGAGTGGACGGACCGTGTCCTGCGCCTGGGCGCGGCCCTCGACGCGGCCGATCCGGGCGGACCGTCGGCATCCGGGCCGGCCACCGCCCGGTGCGCGGCTTCCGACGCCGACAGCGACGCCCTCCTCGGCAAGCTGGACGCCTTCGACCCGGTGGCCTCCTTCCTCGACTCCCCGGACCACGAGGAGCACCACCCGCTGCGCGCCCAGCGGATGCGGCTGCGCATGTTCCACCTGTTCATGCTGGTGGACTCGCGGCCGCTGGAGGCGATGCGCGTGGGCCGGATGCCGGAGTACGTCCACCGGGTGCGGAGCCACTTCGAGAAGGGCGGCCCGGACGCCGCGAACATGCCGGGCATCGTCTGGCCGATGGCCGCCTTCTTTGTGGACGGCGCCGCCGAGATGCGCCCCGGACTGGACGCGGCCGTCGCCAACTGCCGGGCGTACGGCGGCGACTGGGAGATCGCCGTCGCCCTGATGTTCCGTACCCACATGGCCGTCGACTCCCCGGGCGGTATGGACGGCGTGGACGACGACCTCGCCGAGCTGCGCGTCCTCAGCCGACGGGTGGGGGACCGCTGGGTGCGGGCCCAGGTGTGCAGCGCGGCCGGCGAGGCGGCCATGGCACGCAGCGGCTTCGAGGAGGCGAAGGGGGAGTACGAGGAGGCCCTCCGACTCGCCTACGAAGTGGGGGCGTACGCCGAGGCGCCCTTCCTGCTGGCGCGGCTCGCCGAGATCGCCTATCGCTCGGGCGAGCGGGCCGACGCGCTGGCCGCTCTGGACGAGGCGAGCGACGCGTCCGACCGCTACGGGGTGCCGGACTCGCTGGCGTTCGTCGCCATGCTGCGGGCCCAGCTGGCGCTGGACGACCAGGAGGTCCCGCAAGCCCGCCGACTGTGGGTGGAGGCGTGCGAGGCGAGCCTTCGCGGCAGCCCGCCCCCGCAGTTCACGGCGGCGCTGAGCTGGGTCGACGCGCTCGTCACGGCCGCCGAGCACGGACCGGGGGCCGGTCTGCGGAAGTTCGCGGACGCCTTGCGGGAGGCGCTGGCCGGTCGGTGCGCCGAGGCGGTCCTCGCGGGCTTCGCCGACGGCGCGGCCGTGCAGTTGGGCGAGCTCGGTGACCATGCGGGCGCGGCCCGTCTGTTCGCGGCCGGCGACCGCTGGCGCGGCGGCCATCCCCGGCCTCCGCGGGAGCAGACAGACGCCGAACGCAGCCTGTCCGCCGCGGCCCTGGCCCTGGGCCCGGTCCGTTACGCGTCCGAGCAGGCGGCGGGCGAGGCCCTCACCCCGGACGACGTCCTGCGCGACCTGGCCGAGGTACTGGACGAACTCCCGGTCGCCTAG